One window from the genome of Pyrus communis chromosome 16, drPyrComm1.1, whole genome shotgun sequence encodes:
- the LOC137720433 gene encoding uncharacterized protein, which yields MTKFRKLNRPTGHRMSMLRTMVSQLVKHERIETTVSKAKEIRREADKMVQLGKDGSLCAARRAAAFVRGDNVLHKLFTEMAYRYKDRVGGYTRLLRTRIRVGDAAPMAYIEFIDRENELRQSKPPAPQPPQRVPLDPWARSKLCKQFAPPKEDKSSEI from the exons ATGACGAAGTTCAGGAAGCTAAACCGACCCACGGGTCACCGCATGTCCATGCTCAG GACGATGGTGTCGCAGTTGGTGAAGCACGAGCGCATTGAGACTACTGTTTCCAAG GCCAAGGAGATCCGTCGCGAGGCTGATAAAATGGTGCAGCTTGGAAAAGAT GGCTCCTTGTGTGCCGCAAGGCGCGCTGCTGCTTTCGTGCGTGGGGATAATGTACTTCACAAGCTATTTACAGAAATGGCTTATCGATACAA AGATCGAGTAGGTGGATACACAAGACTACTTCGGACTCGTATACGAGTTGGTGATGCTGCACCTATGGCCTATATTGA GTTCATTGACAGAGAAAATGAGCTCAGACAATCAAAACCACCAGCCCCCCAACCACCTCAGAGAGTTCCTTTGGATCCTTGGGCGAGATCCAAGCTTTGCAAGCAGTTTGCACCTCCTAAAGAAGATAAGAGCTCTGAGATTTGA